The following are encoded together in the Lathyrus oleraceus cultivar Zhongwan6 chromosome 3, CAAS_Psat_ZW6_1.0, whole genome shotgun sequence genome:
- the LOC127131071 gene encoding uncharacterized protein LOC127131071, whose translation MKKKLLFRGVDESLKYEVIDVAFHMHKKDVISNLEVKGNTKGFPLKFLIERAYSLMNAQSWKAYYAVIALAIYEIFLFPNLDDFIDMTVISIFLTKNQVPTLLDDVYYYLSWRHEKKGWMIACCSPLLYKWMLTHLSKEGPFMEQKNASWTHKLGSLLSNDISWYYREYDGVEIISSYGDFPNIPLIETQGCVNYNLVLSMRQLGYPMEDPPEEKPLEALLLSDLGIENPALFKTIKKSWENIFRKGKVDLGKKNYISKQPYLQWIKDRVRLIKMSFKVEILVPRPEP comes from the coding sequence ATGAAGAAAAAACTTTTATTTAGGGGGGTGGATGAGTCTCTCAAGTATGAGGTGATAGATGTTGCCTTTCATATGCATAAGAAGGATGTTATCTCTAATCTAGAAGTCAAAGGAAACACCAAAGGGTTCCCACTCAAGTTCCTCATAGAAAGAGCCTATAGTCTTATGAATGCTCAGAGCTGGAAGGCTTACTATGCTGTGATTGCTTTGGCTATTTACGAAATCTTTCTATTCCCCAATTTGGACGATTTCATAGACATGACTGTCATTAGCATCTTTCTCACAAAAAATCAAGTACCTACCCTTTTGGATGACGTATATTATTATCTGAGTTGGAGGCATGAGAAGAAAGGGTGGATGATTGCTTGTTGTTCTCCCCTATTATACAAATGGATGTTAACCCATCTTTCTAAGGAGGGACCTTTTATGGAGCAAAAGAATGCCAGTTGGACCCATAAGCTAGGTTCACTCCTATCCAATGATATTTCATGGTATTATAGGGAGTACGATGGAGTAGAGATCATATCCAGTTATGGAGACTTTCCCAATATACCACTTATCGAAACTCAAGGTTGCGTCAATTATAATCTAGTTTTATCTATGAGACAGCTTGGGTACCCAATGGAGGATCCTCCTGAGGAAAAACCACTAGAAGCACTTTTACTAAGTGATTTAGGGATTGAGAATCCTGCTCTATTCAAAACAATTAAGAAATCATGGGAGAATATCTTCAGGAAGGGAAAGGTTGACTTAGGAAAGAAGAACTATATTTCTAAACAACCTTATCTTCAATGGATAAAGGATAGAGTAAGGTTGATCAAAATGTCGTTCAAAGTTGAGATTCTTGTTCCTCGCCCAGAGCCTTAG